The proteins below are encoded in one region of Pirellulales bacterium:
- a CDS encoding VWA domain-containing protein translates to MSRKWTLAAALVVCLMTTNVVSAQAVEEVDPFGSDTPNNAPSQAKEKPRGVGGGLSGLRAGAPAAGSTDQGTRGLARPNEPREVDYASILRQPVDLDFTDTPLADVMEYCSKKLDINIRLDPKGLTDAAVDPSAPVTFATRKPITFESALRMMLEEFDLTFVVQNEALTITSKEKADEILVTKVYFVGDLIRTGSQRAPQFGPLMNLITSTIQPDTWDDNGGPGSIQPFAREFLVFSQKQDVHDEIAQLFEKLREGLKNRGGDKNTWKDELVTKLYSTGTASGEQMAEAIKKLVAPSSWKDQGGKGEICVVERSASTQGQPNAATTGDALLIRQAGDVHDQIAEMLSGSNPTGPMTGGMMGGGMGGGMMGGMPGGTGGGTFGGRGGAMGGGMGGGRGGATRGGPFGGMAGGGVGGMGGMAGGMGGGMAGGTLAGGGQQPQKQERVADDAFARVLPRRPWGDDGHHVPSADAKSGEAYASIVENNFESVWQQPLSTFSIDVDTAAYANVRRYLNQNTMPPADAVRIEEMVNYFRYDYAPPQDNVPFAAHTAVADCPWAPAHRLVRVALKGREIAVDKRPPSNLVFLLDVSGSMRDPNKLPLVKEGLRLLLGKLDENDRVAIVVYAGASGVALPSTLGSDKQKIMQAIDALQAGGSTNGASGIQLAYDTAVANFVRGGANRVILATDGDFNVGITDREQLVALVKEKAASGIFLSVLGFGMGNLKDATLEQLADKGNGNYAYIDSLAEARKVLVEQLSGTLVTIAKDVKIQIEFNPARVQSYRLIGYENRILAKEDFNDDKKDAGEIGAGHTVTALYEVVPTGAPGAPGTVDKLEYQSTPSTPAAERSNDLLMLKLRYKEPDGNESKLLKFPVADRSQPIAAAGDDFEFAAAVAAFGMILRQSAHKGSANIDLVLQLAEASQGADRDGYRLEFTDLVKKVRAISP, encoded by the coding sequence ATGTCACGCAAGTGGACGTTGGCGGCTGCGCTCGTGGTGTGCCTGATGACGACGAACGTCGTTTCTGCTCAGGCGGTCGAGGAAGTCGATCCGTTCGGATCCGACACTCCGAATAACGCACCCTCCCAAGCAAAGGAAAAACCTCGAGGCGTTGGCGGGGGGTTAAGCGGCCTGCGCGCAGGTGCGCCTGCCGCCGGGTCGACAGATCAGGGCACCCGCGGTCTGGCTCGGCCGAACGAACCTCGCGAGGTCGACTACGCAAGCATTCTGCGGCAGCCTGTTGATCTGGACTTCACCGATACGCCCCTGGCGGACGTGATGGAATATTGCAGCAAGAAGTTGGATATCAACATCCGGTTGGATCCCAAAGGACTGACCGACGCCGCCGTCGATCCCTCGGCGCCGGTCACCTTTGCCACGCGTAAGCCGATTACCTTCGAATCGGCACTGCGAATGATGCTCGAAGAATTCGATCTGACCTTCGTCGTCCAAAACGAGGCATTGACGATCACCAGCAAAGAAAAGGCGGATGAAATCCTGGTGACGAAGGTTTACTTCGTTGGCGATTTGATAAGGACAGGCTCTCAGAGAGCACCTCAGTTCGGGCCCCTGATGAATCTCATCACGTCCACGATCCAGCCCGACACCTGGGACGACAACGGCGGACCGGGCAGCATCCAACCCTTCGCCCGAGAATTTTTGGTATTCAGCCAAAAGCAGGACGTTCACGACGAGATCGCACAGCTCTTCGAGAAACTACGCGAAGGATTGAAAAATCGCGGCGGCGACAAGAACACCTGGAAGGACGAACTGGTTACAAAGCTCTACTCCACCGGCACGGCGTCAGGCGAGCAGATGGCCGAGGCGATCAAGAAGCTCGTCGCGCCATCCTCCTGGAAGGATCAGGGGGGCAAAGGCGAGATTTGCGTTGTCGAGCGCAGCGCGTCAACCCAGGGACAGCCCAACGCCGCGACGACGGGAGACGCGCTACTCATTCGCCAAGCCGGCGACGTCCACGATCAGATCGCCGAAATGTTGTCAGGCTCAAATCCCACAGGTCCCATGACTGGCGGGATGATGGGTGGTGGAATGGGCGGTGGAATGATGGGTGGCATGCCGGGCGGCACGGGTGGAGGAACGTTCGGAGGCCGCGGTGGCGCAATGGGCGGAGGGATGGGCGGCGGCCGCGGCGGCGCAACACGTGGAGGACCGTTCGGAGGAATGGCTGGCGGCGGGGTTGGTGGAATGGGTGGCATGGCGGGCGGCATGGGGGGAGGAATGGCCGGCGGAACGCTGGCTGGCGGAGGCCAACAGCCGCAAAAACAAGAACGCGTCGCGGACGATGCCTTCGCCCGCGTGCTCCCACGTCGACCTTGGGGCGACGACGGCCACCACGTTCCCTCGGCCGATGCGAAAAGCGGCGAGGCCTACGCATCGATCGTCGAAAACAACTTCGAATCCGTCTGGCAACAGCCCCTTTCGACCTTCTCGATCGATGTCGATACGGCCGCCTACGCCAATGTGCGGCGTTATCTGAATCAGAACACCATGCCTCCGGCAGATGCCGTGCGCATCGAGGAGATGGTGAACTACTTCCGCTACGATTACGCTCCGCCGCAAGACAACGTCCCCTTTGCCGCACACACGGCGGTGGCCGATTGCCCTTGGGCGCCCGCGCATCGCCTGGTGCGAGTGGCACTGAAGGGGCGCGAGATTGCCGTCGACAAGCGTCCCCCCAGCAACCTGGTATTCCTGCTCGATGTCTCGGGCTCGATGCGCGACCCGAACAAACTCCCCCTCGTCAAGGAGGGACTGCGCCTCCTGCTCGGCAAGCTCGACGAGAACGACCGCGTGGCGATCGTGGTCTATGCCGGCGCGTCAGGCGTAGCGCTCCCGTCGACCCTGGGGAGCGACAAGCAGAAGATCATGCAGGCCATCGACGCCTTGCAAGCCGGTGGCTCGACCAATGGCGCCTCGGGCATTCAACTGGCTTACGACACCGCCGTGGCAAACTTCGTCCGCGGCGGCGCGAATCGAGTGATCCTGGCGACCGACGGCGACTTCAACGTCGGCATTACCGATCGCGAGCAACTCGTCGCGCTGGTCAAGGAAAAGGCCGCCAGCGGCATTTTTCTCAGCGTGCTCGGTTTTGGCATGGGCAACCTGAAAGACGCCACGCTCGAGCAACTGGCCGACAAAGGCAACGGCAACTACGCGTATATCGACTCGCTCGCCGAAGCCCGCAAGGTGCTCGTCGAACAACTCTCGGGCACGCTGGTGACGATCGCCAAAGACGTCAAAATTCAGATCGAGTTCAATCCGGCACGTGTGCAATCGTACCGACTGATCGGCTACGAGAATCGCATCCTGGCCAAGGAAGATTTCAACGACGACAAGAAAGACGCCGGCGAGATCGGGGCCGGGCACACTGTCACGGCGCTCTACGAAGTCGTTCCCACGGGCGCCCCGGGCGCACCAGGTACGGTCGACAAGCTGGAGTATCAAAGCACCCCGTCGACTCCGGCCGCCGAACGGTCGAACGATCTCTTGATGCTCAAGCTCCGCTACAAAGAGCCGGATGGCAACGAGAGCAAGCTGCTGAAGTTCCCTGTCGCGGATCGCAGCCAGCCGATCGCCGCGGCGGGAGACGATTTCGAGTTCGCCGCGGCCGTCGCCGCCTTCGGCATGATCCTGCGCCAATCGGCGCACAAGGGGAGTGCCAACATCGACCTGGTCCTGCAACTGGCCGAAGCAAGCCAAGGCGCCGACCGCGACGGCTACCGCCTGGAATTCACCGATTTGGTGAAGAAAGTCCGGGCCATCTCGCCGTAG
- a CDS encoding Hsp70 family protein — protein MEFQPGLTVGIDLGTTFSAIAHLDEQGNPVALPNEDEEIETPSLILLAESGHVIVGPSRMRAAMEDPEHVVERVKRHMGNAEFKRTFDGHEITPEFLSALILKKLRQDAEKQIGKIGNAVITVPAYFNDSRRKATQDAGKIAGLNVIDIINEPTAATLTYAWHRNELGASKQAFDRPHQALVYDLGGGTFDVTLVRYTPTHFQVLATDGDVQLGGVDWNDRILEHVAKEFQARHNLDVRSSPATMQMLRHDCDQAKIMLSEDQQASIICRHGGKSLSVTITREQFEDMTADLLQRTIDTTEQVLEQAKIEPGQLDAIVLVGGSTLMPKVPQLLEQVTGIKPYQGISPHTSVAQGAAIHAAILEAKYRGEKSELGEKVRRYLKQIKQEDVNSHGLGVAVKHPRTGKMINHLMIRRNTRLPAETKQTFHTNAPAQQRVTVKVIEGDAPDPEACSLIGNCSITNLPDNLPKGAPIEVTYAFDSSGRVRVRAKDVTGGQEATIDIQRKSGLDDKQVDAYTSLAKDYVVE, from the coding sequence ATGGAGTTCCAACCCGGTCTGACCGTCGGTATTGATCTTGGCACCACGTTTTCGGCCATTGCCCATCTGGATGAGCAAGGCAACCCGGTCGCGCTCCCGAACGAAGACGAAGAGATCGAAACGCCCAGCCTGATCCTTTTGGCCGAAAGCGGCCACGTGATCGTCGGCCCCAGCCGCATGCGGGCCGCGATGGAGGATCCCGAGCACGTTGTCGAGCGCGTCAAGCGGCACATGGGCAATGCCGAATTCAAGCGCACCTTCGACGGTCACGAGATCACGCCCGAGTTCTTGTCGGCGCTGATTCTGAAAAAGTTGCGGCAGGACGCGGAAAAGCAAATCGGCAAGATCGGCAACGCCGTGATCACGGTGCCGGCGTATTTCAACGATTCGCGCCGCAAGGCAACGCAGGACGCCGGCAAGATCGCCGGGCTGAACGTCATCGACATCATCAACGAGCCGACGGCCGCGACGCTCACCTACGCCTGGCATCGCAACGAGCTGGGCGCCTCGAAGCAGGCCTTTGACAGGCCACACCAGGCGCTGGTGTACGACCTGGGGGGCGGCACGTTCGATGTGACGCTGGTGCGCTATACACCCACGCACTTCCAGGTGCTGGCCACCGACGGCGACGTGCAGTTGGGGGGCGTCGACTGGAACGATCGCATCCTGGAGCACGTGGCCAAGGAGTTTCAGGCGCGCCACAACCTCGACGTGCGCAGCTCGCCGGCCACCATGCAAATGCTGCGGCACGACTGCGACCAGGCCAAGATCATGCTCTCCGAAGATCAGCAGGCCTCGATCATCTGCCGGCATGGCGGCAAAAGCTTGTCGGTCACGATCACGCGCGAACAATTCGAGGATATGACTGCCGACCTCTTGCAGCGCACGATCGACACCACCGAACAGGTGCTGGAACAGGCCAAGATCGAGCCGGGCCAGCTCGACGCCATCGTGCTGGTGGGCGGGTCGACCTTGATGCCCAAGGTGCCCCAACTGCTCGAGCAAGTGACCGGCATCAAGCCGTACCAGGGGATTTCACCGCACACGTCGGTGGCGCAAGGCGCGGCGATTCACGCCGCGATTCTGGAGGCGAAGTATCGCGGTGAAAAAAGCGAGCTCGGCGAGAAAGTACGCCGTTACCTCAAGCAGATCAAGCAAGAGGACGTCAACTCGCACGGGCTGGGCGTGGCCGTCAAGCATCCGCGCACCGGCAAGATGATCAATCACCTGATGATCCGCCGCAACACGCGGCTGCCGGCGGAAACCAAGCAGACTTTCCACACCAACGCTCCCGCGCAGCAGCGCGTGACGGTGAAGGTGATCGAGGGCGATGCGCCGGATCCCGAAGCCTGCTCGTTGATCGGCAATTGCAGCATCACGAACTTGCCCGACAATCTGCCCAAGGGCGCGCCGATCGAAGTGACTTACGCCTTCGACAGCTCGGGCCGGGTGCGCGTGCGGGCCAAGGACGTGACCGGCGGGCAGGAAGCCACGATCGACATCCAGCGTAAAAGCGGCTTGGACGACAAGCAGGTCGACGCCTATACGAGTCTGGCGAAGGATTACGTCGTGGAATAG
- a CDS encoding response regulator, whose protein sequence is MSKRVLDVGQCSPDHFSIRRLLESRFAATVVQAHGLTDALAELRREPVDLVLINRKLDADYSDGMEILAAIKADAALAGVPVMLVSNYADAQAAAVAAGALPGFGKAELSRPETAAKLRAVLG, encoded by the coding sequence ATGAGCAAGCGCGTGCTCGACGTCGGCCAGTGTTCGCCGGATCATTTCTCGATTCGCCGGTTGCTCGAATCGCGCTTCGCGGCCACGGTGGTGCAGGCGCACGGCCTGACCGACGCGCTCGCCGAGCTGCGGCGCGAGCCGGTGGATCTCGTGCTCATCAATCGCAAGCTGGACGCCGACTACTCTGACGGCATGGAAATCCTGGCGGCGATCAAGGCCGACGCCGCGCTGGCTGGCGTTCCCGTGATGTTGGTCAGCAACTATGCCGATGCGCAAGCCGCGGCCGTGGCCGCTGGCGCCCTGCCCGGTTTTGGCAAAGCGGAACTCTCGCGCCCGGAAACCGCCGCAAAGCTGCGCGCCGTTCTAGGGTGA